Within the Herpetosiphonaceae bacterium genome, the region ACTATCGCGGCAGCCTTCACGATCATTGGCACCATCCAGAGCCGCCGCGCCAGCACCCACCTTGTAGACTATACGCTTCAACACTACACGGAGAGTGATCACTTCGCTGCGTCTCTCAACACCGCGCTAGGCGAGAGCGATGCGTTTATGGAAGAGCGGGAAGGCGATGATTTGGAGGAGGCTCAGGCGGCGATGCAGGTTGCAGCGACACACCTTGCTGCCCTGGATCGGCTTACGGATGCTTCCAGCCGCAACGCCGATGAGCAGGACTATCGCCGCCTTCAGCAGCGCCGCGTGACCCTTATGGAACGAGCGCAGCAGCAGCTTGCTGCGCTGGCGGCGCTCCCGCCAAATCCCGATGTCGCGGCTCCCGACGACATCGAGGAGGCCCTGGACACCCTGATGACCGAAGCCGACGCGCTGCAAACGGCAACAGACGCGGTCCTTGCGCGCGACATCACCGCGACAAAGTCGCTCATCGATGGACGAAGCCAGTGGAATCTGATTACAACGTCGGTGCTCTATGCGCTGTTGATCCTGCTCAGTATCATCGCGCTGATGCTCCTGCGCCGCGTGATCGTCCGCCCGATCAACGAGCTCGCACGGGTGGCACAGCGGATAGCCGAGGGTAGGGATGATTGCAGCGTGGACATCACGAGTCGCGATGAGATTGGCAAGCTCCAGCAGGTCTTCAATCAGATGGCCGCGACGGTACGGCAACAGACGGACGCTCTCCAGCATCAGGTGGCTGTCGCGGAGGCGGCACGGCTGGAGGTCGAGCGCGCCCACATGGAAAGCACCGCACACATCACGCGCATCGAAGAGCAGCAGACCATTATCCGCAACTTAAGCGTCCCGATCTTGCCGCTGAGCCGCGACATGCTCGTGATGCCGCTTGTCGGCGAGATGAACGAGGAGCGCGTGTCGCTCATGCAATCGCAGGCGCTCGGAACGCTGGAACAAACAGGCGCGCGCCTGCTCCTGCTCGACATTACCGGCGTGCCCAGGATCGACAATATGGTCGCAGCGGGATTGGTTCGGATTGCCCAGGCCGCGCGCTTGCTGGGCACGGAGGTCATCTTAGTGGGGATCACGCCACACGTTGCGCAGACGCTGGCTAATCTTGACCTGTCGCTCGCCGGTATTCGCACGCTCAGCACATTGGAGAGCGGGATCGCACATGTCCTCAACAACACCGTACCCCCTGGAACACCGCGCGCCATGACACGCCTGCCGGGGCAGCCCGGTTGAGCCGGACGACCGGCGCCATCGGCGCATGCCGCTTCTGAGGACTCGTTGAGATCGCAGGCGCGATGACGAACCTATCGCAGTGCTCGGCCCTGATGTGGTACACTTTCGCATGACGTTCTCGCACGAGCACCGCGATGTTACTTGATGAATTACTGACGTACCTCTTCGATGGGCAGGCGCATCTCCTTGCAGCGCCGATGGCAACATGGCTATCTTCGTCACGTCGCTTTACCGCATTCGTCACTACCTTCCGCGCCAAAATCCGCAAGAAGCTGCGCGCCACGCAGGAGATCGAAAGCCTGCTCGATCTGCGGCTTGAGCTGGAAACGGCCTACCTGCTCCTTCAGGAGCGCTCCCTGAGCCTCGTGTACGAGCCGCCGCCGAGCGGACAGTTGCGCGGCCCGGATTTCGCCGTTACTTTTACCACCAGCACCCTTTTTATGGTCGAAGTCACCCGGCTACGCATGGTCCACGAGAGCACGCACGGTCCCTCCCAGGCACAGGAGCCAGCATTAACCTCGCAGCGCGCGCCGCTGGAGGATCGACTCGCCGATATGGTCTGCGGCAAATTAGGCCAATTGCTGCCGCAGCACACGAATATTCTCCTGATCAGCGTTGAGGCTCCGGGCCTTACCCAAGACGCCCTGCGCGCCGCAATGCGCTCCCTGCAACAGCGCGCGGAGCGCAACGATGCTATGGTTGTGCAACGGCATCGGTTTCGTGATCGCGCCGACTTCTTCCACCACTATCAGCGATTGAGCGAGCTGCTCGTGCGTGGGCCACACCTGCATCAGGGCGAGACTGTGATCGGTTGGGTCAATCCGCAGGCCAGGTATCCGCTACCCAGCAAGGTGCGCACGGCGCTCTACCGCAGCCACAGCGGGTAGTGCGTAGCGTGGAGCCAGGCGTTGGACGGATCGATGTGCCGCTTCATCCGCATCCGACGAGCTTCTCGCTCCGCACGCCGCGCACGCGCGCATCGGCTCAGTCGATCGTCGTATTGACAATCGCGCCGGGCTCTGCTATGGTTGCTGTACGATTATCGTTCTACCACAAGGAGGCGACATGATGACTGCCACTGTTGACAACCTGGTGTCGCCCATTCTCTCGCTAAACCGCAGGTAGCTTTCCCAAAGACCCTCCCCTTGCTGTTGAGCCGTGGGCGGCCCATGCTGGCGCTCATCGCTTCGTGCTGCCATAGAAGCCGTGAGCGTTCGCGCCCGCGGCGTTTTTGTGCCTGCCGCAGGCGCCTCGTGTTGGCAAACATCTCCTTATGCTGCGGAGGCATATCACTGTGAGCACCAACGACGAGACGTATCTCGATGATCTTGAGTTCTACGAAGAGCAGCTCAGCCGGTCACAGCGCGATCGGAAGGTCGCCAAGCGTAAGCAGAGCGCCCGCCCAGCGAGCGCTGCCGAGGTCGGCGGTTCGGCTGAGGCCGGGAGCCTCACGATGACCTACGTACCGGCGCGGTTCGAGGCCGAGTGGCTGCGGGCCTCGCTAGCGTCGTTCTACACCGACGAGCTGATCAGCGATGTGCTGGCGAGCGTCAAGGGCGGCAAGGAGGCCAGCGTCTACCGCTGCCAGGCCCAGCCGCATACCGGCGAGCTGCTGGCGGCGAAGGTCTACCGACCGCGCCAGTTCCGTAACCTGCGCAACGACAAGCTATACCGCGACGGACGCACGATCCGGACGCCCGACGGTCGTCCGGTCAAATCCACGGATGATCGCCTGATGCGGGCGCTGGGCAAGAAGACGGCGTTTGGCAAGCAGGTGTCGCACACGTCATGGCTGATGCACGAGTTCACGACGCTGGAGCGTCTCCACCAGCTCGGCGCGGCAGTGCCCAGGCCCGTCGCCGCCAACGACAATGCACTGCTGATGAGCTACCACGGCGATGCTTCGACGGCGGCGCCGACGATGAACGGCGTGCGGCTTGCAGCGCGCGAGGCGCAGCGGCTATTCGAGGAGGTGCTGCGCAACATCGAGCTGATGCTGGCGCAGGGGCTAATCCACGGCGACCTGTCGGCCTATAATATCCTGTACTGGGAGGGCAAGCTGACGATTATCGACTTCCCGCAGATCACCTACGCCGCAACCAACCGCAACGCCCGCGAGATCTTCGATCGCGATGTTACGCGGGTCTGCGAGTACTTTATCGCGCAGGGCGTGCGTGCGCAGCCTGAGCAGATCGCGGCGGACCTGTGGGAGCGCTACGTCGAGATCAGCCCCGACGAGAGCTTGAGTGCGGCGCCGATGTAAGGCCGATGCGCCCAGAGAGCGTACAGCGTCACGGTGCGCTGTACGCTGCCATCCGCCACTGGCTGGCAGCGACGCGCGGCGACGGTGAGGGGCGGCGCGCCCCACGACGCTACCGAAAGCACGCGCCTGGCAGTTCCCTCAGTCTGCCGTGCCATCCCGTCTGTGCCCTGCTATGCCTCGGATGGCGTATCATGACCCGGCGCATCGCCGGTAACGGTCAGATTCACCTCTTCCCCACGCGGTATCGGCGTGCCTGGCGGTGGCGTTTGCGCAACGACCGTGCCCGGCTGTGTTCCGGTATGCGGCGCGACGGTGGACACGTTCCCGACCGCCTGATCATGCGTGTGCAGCGTTGCTGCCGCCGTTGCGGGCGCCTGGCCCTGCACATCAGGTGTCGGCTGCTCGACCTTAAAGAGCTTCTGCACCTGCGCATCCAGCCAGATAAACACATCCTTTGCGCCGTAGCCTGCAAGCGCGCCAGCCGCGAAATTGGCGAGGGCCTGCGTGCTCCCGCTGCTGGTTTCTCCATTGCCCGCAAATACCGCCGTGCTGCTGTGGATCAGCGCATACACCAGCAGCGCGAGCGCGGCGCCCATCCAGGGCGCGGTGATGTACTTCCACACGTACCGCCCGGCAAAGGCATGGTGGTGAATCAGAAAGCTGCGGATGCCATTAACCAGGGAGCCGAGCGCACCGCCAATCACGGTGTAGGCAATCAGACGAAACGAGGGCGTGTCCATGCGCGCCCGATCGTAGCCCAGCCACGCGGGGAGCGAGTATGCCCCAATCCAGGTGTCAAACAACTGCCAGGCGACGACGACAAGCATCGCCAGCAAGTACACGACCGTGCAGATGGCAAGGGCCGTATCGCTGGTGATCTGGACGCTGTCCCGCACGCGCGTGAAGGAACGTCCAACTACCTGGCTCCTCGCGGAACGGAGCGCCTGTTCCATAGGGATCTCCTTTGCTAGTCCTGTGTCGAACCACTACGCCTAGAAAAGGATCACCGGCAGCGAGAATCTTGCACCAGAGGTATCACACGTGTTTTGCGCTATTTTGCGCTATTTTGCACTATGGAGCCAGGGACGCCGGTTGGCACGGACATCCGAAGCATCGGCGTGATACGTCGTGCTCATTACCCGCCACCGACCACCGCGCGCCACAGAACGTACGCCGTGCGATGGCATAGGCATTGCTTCTCACTGCATGATGGCGTGGTGACGTTGCCTGTTCCGCCCGCGGTCGCGGCCATCATCGGTGTTCACGCACAGCCTGGGAGGTACGCAACATATGAGTCAGCGCGTCGCACGTAGCACGAGGAACCAGGATCCCGTCTGGTACAAAGACGCCATTATCTATGAGCTCCACGTCCGGGCGTTTGCCGACAGCAACGACGATGGGATCGGTGACTTCTGCGGCTTAACGAGCAAGCTCGACTATCTCCAGGACCTGGGCGTGACGGCGCTCTGGCTGCTGCCGTTCTACCCGTCGCCGTTGCAGGACGACGGCTATGATATTGCGGACTACACCGATGTGCATCCATCGTACGGGACCCTGCGCGACTTCAAAGCCTTCCTGAAGGCGGCCCATGCGCGCGGCTTGAAGGTCATCACCGAGCTGGTGCTGAATCATACCTCAGCGCAGCATCCCTGGTTTCAGCGTGCCCGGCGTGCCAGGCCGGGAAGTCCCTGGCGCGACTTTTACGTCTGGAGTGACACGCCCGAGCGGTATCGCGACGCGCGGATCATCTTTCAGGATTTCGAGGGCTCAAACTGGACGTGGGACCCCGTCGCCAACGCCTACTACTGGCACCGCTTCTATGCGCACCAGCCCGACCTCAACTATGCGAACCCGCGCGTGCGCGCGGCGATCCGCCGGGTCGTCGACTTCTGGCTCCGGCTCGGCGTGGATGGGCTGCGGCTCGACGCGGTTCCCTACCTCTTCGAGCGGGAGGGCACGACGGGCGAGAACCTGCCCGAAACGCACGCGGCGCTCCGTCGGCTGCGGCGGCATATCGACGAGCACTTCCCGGCCCGCATGCTGCTGGCCGAGGCCAACCAGTGGCCGGAAGACGCGGTCGCCTACTTCGGCCAGGGCGACGAGTGCCACATGGCCTTCCACTTCCCGCTGATGCCCCGCCTGTTCATGGCGATCCGCCGCGAGGACCGCTTCCCGATCCTCGATATTCTGGCGCAGACACCGCCGATCCCGGACACCGCGCAGTGGGCGCTGTTCCTGCGCAATCACGACGAGCTGACGCTTGAGATGGTCACGGATACCGAGCGGGTCTATATGTACCGGACCTATGCCCGCGACGAGGCCGCGCGGATCAACCTGGGCATTCGCCGTCGGCTCGCGCCGCTGCTGCACAACAACCGCCGGAAAATCGAGCTGCTGCACGGCCTGCTCTGCTCGCTGCCGGGCACGCCGGTGCTCTACTACGGCGACGAGATCGGCATGGGCGACAACGTCTTTCTGGGCGACCGCAACGGCGTGCGGACGCCGATGCAGTGGAGCGCCGATCGCAATGCGGGCTTCTCCCGCGCCAATCCTCAGCAGCTCTACCTGCCGCTGATTGTGGATCATGAGTACCATCACGAAACGATCCATGTCGAAGCGCAGCAGAGCAACCCATCGTCGCTGCTCTCGTGGATGAAGCGCCTGCTGGCGCTACGCAAGCGCTACCCGGTGTTTGGACGCGGCCAGATCACCTTTCTCCGCCCCGACAACCGCAAGGTGCTGGCGTTTCTGCGCCACGATGAGCAGACGGCGATCCTGGTCGTCGCCAATCTATCGCGCTTCCTCCAGCATGTGGAGCTTGACCTCGCCGCGTTCGCGGACCGCTGCCCCGTCGAGCTCTTTGGCCGCACGACCTTTCCAGCGCTTGGCGAGCAGCCCTATCCACTCACCCTGGCACCGCACGCCTTCTGCTGGTTTGCACTGGAGCCACAGCCTGCCGCCCGGCCCGCCACGGCGGAGGACGAGGAGATTCCGACCATCACCTGGGACGGCGCGTGGGAGGATCTTGTGCGCGGTGATGGCCGGACGGCGCTGGAAGATGTGCTGCCGGCCTACCTCGTGGCGCGCAATTGGTTTTTCGGCAAGCATCGGACTATCCTGGGGACCTCCGTTCAGGAGCGCATTCCGATCCCGGTGGGCGACCGAAAAGCCTATCTCACGATCGTGCGCGTCCAGTATGCGGACGACGAATCGCAGACCTATCTCGTGCCGCTGGCCTGCCTGAGCGGCGGCGAGGCGCGCAGGCTGGTATCCCGCAGCGCGCACGCGGTCGTCGCGCGGCTGCGAGATACCAGCGGCGGCGATCAGGGCGTGCTCTACGACGCGATGTGGGACGAGGCCTTCGCCGCAGCGCTGCTCGACACGGTAGTCCACGGACGGCACTATCAGGGACTCACCGGGACGACCACCGTGACGCCACGGCCCAAGCTCCGGCGACGCCGCCGGGCCACGACGACCGGGCCGTCGATCACGACGCTCCACGCGACGCATAACAACACGGCGATCGTCTATGGCGACGAGCTGATCCTCAAGCTGATCCGCTGCCTGGATGACGGCGTGAACCCGGAGCTGGAGATCGGAGCTTTTCTGACCGAGCATCGCTTTCCTCACAGCCCCGCGATGCTGGGAGCGCTGGCGTATCATCAGAATCAGCATGAGCCGACGACTCTCGCCATCCTTCAGCCGTTCATCCCAAACCACGGCGAGCTGTGGGAAACGATGCAGACGCAATTGCGGGAGTATCTTGGTCGGGCCGCGCACCGCTCGTCGGTGGCGGACGATGGCCCGGTGACGGCTGCGGCGCTCCTTGCGCTCGCCGATCAGCAGCCGCCGACCGATGTGCGCGAGCTGATCGGCCCGTTTCTTGATCGGGTCCGGCTGCTGGGCCAGCGGACCGCCGAGCTGCATCTGGCGCTCGCCAGCGACCCGGAGGATGCCGACTTCGCCCCCCAGCCGTTCACGCCGCTGTATCAACGCGCGCTGTACCAATCCTTCCGGAGCGTGGTCAGCGAGGTCTTCGATGACCTGCGCAGGCGGCAGCCCGATCTCCCCACGAGCCTGCACACGGACATCCGCGCGCTGCTGGACGGCGAGCAGCGCCTGCTCGAGCGTCTCAAAGCCGTCACCGCCCGCAAGATCGATGCGGTTCGCATCCGGTGCCACGGGGATTATCATCTGGGGCAGGTGCTAGACACCGGGGATGATGTCGTGATCTTTGATTTCGAGGGCGAGTCGCGGCGGCCCGTGCTTGAGCGACGGCTGAAGCGGGCGGCGTTCGAGGATCTGGCCGGGATGCTCCGGTCGCTGTATGCGGCAACGACGACGGGCCTTGAGCACAAGCGGGAGCGTGCCCGTGGACAGTCTCAGCAGGCACGCCTCGACGGGCAGGCGCGCTGCTGGGTCCGCTGGGTGAGCGCCGCCTTCCTCCAGGGCTACCTGCACAGCGCAGGAGCGGCACCGTTTGTGCCCCAGGCGCGGGCGGATCAAATCCTGCTCCTGGATGGGCTATTGATCGAGAAGGCGCTGGATGCACTCGCTCGCACCCTGGACGAGCACCCGGAGCGGGTGCCCGGCGCGCTCCAGCAGTTGCGTGCGGTGCTGGGGACGGAGATTGACCAGGCAGCGCTGCGCGACCCGTCGCATGATGCCACGGTCGCGTGAGGACCCTGAACGTGCCATGGATCTGTGAGTGCGGGGCACGGCGCACGGGCCGCTGCCGACCGTCGCCCGCGATGGTTGCTCCACCCCACGCCGACACAGATAGGAATGACGGATGACGATGAGGGCGACACGGCGCGAACAGGCAGCGGCGCTGATCGCGCGGAGCCGGAAGAAGGTGTCGGAGGAGGAGCGCGTCGAGGTCTTAGACCAGCTCATCGATGTGTACGGCACGCTTGGCCCGGATGATACCGATCAGGCGCGCAGCGTGCGCCGGTCGTTTCTGCTCACGCTGGAGGACACGCCCCAGATTATTCAGCAGGAGCGCTTCTCGCGCTTCCTGGCGGAGCGCATCGAGCCGGAGGATTTTGCGGAGTTTCGCTGGCAATCCGCCGATGCCGTGATCGAGTACTGTGATCTGCTCTACAGCTTTCGCTTTCAGAGCGACGCCATGGCCGAGCACGTCCAGTCACTTGAGCGTAATCTGCTGCGCTATGCGCTCCAGCAGTACGAGCAGCAGCAGGCGTACGAGAAGATGTTTCAGCTTCTCAAGCTCGCCCCGACGCTTCCCGCGCTGACGGATGTGGAGCTTCAGCGGCTGCGCAACCGCGCGTACCTCTATGAGATGCGGCGCGTGCGGCGCTGGCGGCGCACGCTCATCGCCTACCTGCTGCTCCAGGTCATCCTGATTGTGGTCGTCTTTCCGCTGCTGTTCGTCTGGGCCGAAAGCGGCGTGATCCAGCAGCAGATCGAGTCCGCTGCCAGCGCGACGCTCCCGGACGAGGCGCAGCGCTCGTTCTCGTACTGGGACGGCCTGTACTGGGCGCTGATCACCGCCGCCTCGATCGGCTACGGCGATGTCACGCCGCTGACGACGCTCGGACGGGTGCTCGCCTCTGCCCTGGGCGTCATGGGCGTGGTGACGATCGGCGTGATTGCGGGGCTGATCTTGAACTGGCTCTCACCACGCCGGATCGATTGATGGCGTCATGAGCCACAGCAGGATGCGCCACGGATCATGGCGAGGCGATGGCAGAGCTTCGTCGGCCTTGCCAGCGCCTCGTACGCCCATCGGCTGCTGGACCCGTTCTTGCAGGCTCGGAGTGCGACGGGAGGAGTTAGGAGGACTTGTCAGGTGGATCCACTCTTAATCGCCGCCTTCTTCTTCTTCATCGTCCTACCCCTCTTCAACCTCGCCATGGACGATTGAAGCGACGCTGAAGGGAGCCTGGACACAGAGGTCGAGGTGGACAAGCTGGGCCTCTGTGCCAGGAGCGCGGCGCGAGCGTTTCGTTGGCCGCCGGGTGGCGCTGCTGCTTGACGCGGCCTGCGCTGGCGGCGCGGTCACTTCAGCGTTACGGCCCTCGTCGCCTCGCCGCCGAGGCTGCTCCGCACCGTGATGTTTTGCGGGTTGGACGCAAGCGAGAAATCTCCTCTGTAGCGCCCGTCGCCTTCATGACGCAGCGCGCCGATCAGGGTATTCGTCGATGTGATATAGACGTTTAATGCCGCGCTCGCATGGGAGCTGGTTGCTTCGACGCGCAGTTGCCGATTGCCGGATGCATATTCGGCAATTTGAATGGCGACGGTGTCGGCGGCTGGCGGCGGTGGTTGCACCGTCAGCGTCGCCGCTTTGCTCACACCCCCGTACGCGGCAGAGATAGCGACCGACGTTGATGCTGTTACCGTTTTAGTTGTCAGTGCAAAGGTCACGCTGGTTGTTCCGGCAGCGACCGTCACGCTTGCCGGAACCGTCGCGACAACGGTGTTGCTCATCGCAAGTGCCACGCTTGCCCCGCCCGACGGCGCAGCGCTGGTCAGCGTGACGGTGCCCTGCGCGGCGGCGCCACCCACGACACTCGTTGGGCTGAGCGTCAAGGTGGAGAGCGCCGCCGCGCCAGGTGGTGGGGGCGGCTCCTGCGCCGTGAACCTTCGTGTCACGGACCATGGCCCGGCCACGCCCGCCGAGTTGACGCCGCGCACGCGCCACCATAACCGCGTGGCGGGGAGCGAGCTCGCCGTAAACGTCGACGCGGTGACGCTCTGGCTGACGATCTGCGGCGCGGTGAATGTGCTCGAATCGTCGATCTGGATCGTGTAGCTGGCGGCCCCGGTCACGTCCGACCAGTCGAACGTGACGGGCTGCGCGACCGTCGCGTCGTGGGGCGGGCTTAGCAGCGTCGGCGCCTGCGGCGTAGGTGGCGGCACGGTGCCCGTCGTATTCCTGAGCATCACCAGGCCGCTGCTCGCGCCGACGAACTGGAGCGCGATGTCCGGCTTGCCGTCACGGTTGAAGTCCGCCGAGGCGAGCACGCCTCCACTCGTGCTCGAATTCGGGTCGGGCACCAGATACAGCACGGGTGGCTTAAAGGTACCGTCGCCGTTGCCGTCCAGGATCTCCATCCAGCCCTGGAGCCCCCATCCCAGGCTGAGCGCAAGGTCCTGAAAGCCGTCGCCGTTGTAGTCGGCGACAGCCTGATAATGGGGAATCCGTGTGCCGGGCTCGGTAATAATCATCGGCTGACGGAACGTGCCGTCACCGTTGCCCATGAGGATAACCGTCCGGCTCCCGTTGAGCGCAAAGGCCACTGCCAGGTCCTGCAATCCATCGCCGTTGAAATCGGCGGTATCGATGTCGGTGCCGTCGACGCCGATGTTGTTCTCCGGGATCGGCGTGATCGTCGGCTGCCGAATAAACGTGCCGTCGCCGACGCCGAGGAGGATGTAGACCTGGGATCTGTCGCCCGCGATCCCCAGATCTTTCCGGCCATCGCGGTTGAAGTCACCGACCACGATTTCGGCCATCCCGGTCCCGACATCGATCTCGCGCGCCGGTCGGAATGTGCCGTCACCTAATCCGAGCAAGACCGAGATCGTCCGGCTGACCACGCAGGGCGCGGTAAAGCAAGCTATTTGATGGGCGATGACGACATCGAGCCGCCCATCGTTGTCGAGGTCGGTGGCGACGACCACGGGCGAGTCAAAGCCAGAGGTGTTGGGCAGATTCACGGGCGGGTTGAACGTCCCGTCACCGTTGCCGGTGAGCAGGGAGAGGCTGATACGCGGATCGTTGATCGTGACGACAAGATCGAGCTTCCCGTCGCCGTTGAAATCGCCGGTCGCGAGGTCCTGCGCCTGAGCTGCCACCGGGTAATCGGCCCGCGCGCGGAGTGTCCCGTCGCCATTCCCCAGCATGACGGCTGCGGACTGTGCCCCCGACCCTGCCAGGTCCAGGTTGCCGTCGCCGTTGAAATCTCCGACGATGTGGGTATTTCCAAGCAGGGGGTAGTCTGTCCTGGCGAATGTCGCAGATTGGGCAAAGACGCCCTCGACGAAAAGCGACATCGCGAAGACAACCAGGAAGGTTAACGCAACCCGACGCGCTGTGCGATGGTGAGAGATGAAAGGCATCGTGGTAATCCTCTTGTCGAACGGGAACGACGTCGCAGCACCAGGCTGCGTTTTGCCAGATGGCCCCGACTGTGATCGGGATTATGAGAGTATACGTAGCCACGGGCCTGGATGCATCCTTCACCGTCTGGTCTTCATCCGTGAAACGCGCGTATCGACAGCTTCCCCCAGGGAGTATCACCAGCAACGTGGGTCCCAAACACAGCCTCGGTCGCGTCATGATCGAGCGCGGCGGCTCTCCCGTGGTGCCCGATCGCCGTGCCGCAACCTGTGCCAGCGTGGGCGCTGCCGCTCGTTCGAGCGCGGCAGCGCCCACGCCGCCGCTCACTCCCGATCCTGCACGATCGGCAGGTACGCGCGCCACGGCCCGACCGCTTCAGCGTAGACCTTCGCCATCGTCTGGACGATCTGCCCCACGTGATTCAGATCATGCACGACCCACGTGGCGAGCAACTGACCGAGCCGCACCTCCCCAAACTCGGGGTGCTGCCCCGTCCGAAGCAGATCCGCATGCGTCAGATTCATGCCCACAAGCGCAGCGACATTCGCCCGTCGAAGCTCAGCAAACCGCGTCAGCAGCTCATCCACGCTCGTGCCCTGGCTCTCGGCGGCGTGCGGCGTGCGGTCGAAGGGCGGGAACGGTCGCTGCTCACCTGCCAGAATGTGCCGCGCCCGCACGATCCAATTGGTGCGCTCCCCAACGATCAGGTGCGCAATGACGTCGTATGGCGACCACGTGCCGTCGCCTTCCGTCGCCCGCACCCACCGTTCAGGCACAGCCTCGATCAATGCACGCAGGCGTGCAGGCGTTCGATCGAGCATCGCCACCGTCTCGTCCAACCGGAATCCATCATCTTGCATCACGACGATCCTCCTTGCATACGATTCCGAAGCGCTGATGTCCTCGCGACGGGCCATCGGAGCGGCCTCGTGGCGGGCTTCAGCCCCGCCCAGAGGCCAGTATAGCTGACCACGGGCTAGACGACCACACACCCGGCTTGCGCAGCATCGGCGGAGGACGCGCGTCGGGTGCGGATGCCCGTCGTTGGACGCTGCTCTCAGGCTGCCGGTGCGTATTCCACACACCTCTGATAGAATACGTACGGGTCAACGAATATTGCTGCGTCATCGCTCGGAAGCGCCATCGTGGTTGTCCGCTCACCGCGCATCATTCCTCAGGCATGGGCATCGCAGCAAAGGAGGACCTGATGAAGCCGGAGGATCGCCGATCCCACAACCCACCGTATGCGCGGCTCATACCGCTCATGCTTCCGGTGGCGAATCCCCTGTTTCGACCGCTGCGCCTGCGCGCGGTTCAACGCCTCGCGCTGCACCCCGGCGCGCATGTCCTCGATGTCGGGTGTGGAGCCGGAAGCAGCTTTTCCTACCTGCGTGCCGCCGTGGGGCCAGATGGCCGCGTCGTTGGCGTGGACATCAGTCCGTATCTGGCGGCCAAAGCACGCCAGGTGATCGACCGCCAGGGATGGCACAATGTGCAGGTGATCGTCGCGGCAGCCGATGCCGTGCAGGTGGTCGATCGATTCGATGGCGTGCTGCTGTTTGCGGCGCATGAGGTCCTCACCGCGCCCGCCGCCCTCGACAACCTCCTGGCGCAAGTGAACGACCACGCGCGCGTGGTCGCCTTCGGCGCGAAGCAGGTGCCGACCCTGCCGGGCGCGCT harbors:
- a CDS encoding methyltransferase domain-containing protein, translating into MKPEDRRSHNPPYARLIPLMLPVANPLFRPLRLRAVQRLALHPGAHVLDVGCGAGSSFSYLRAAVGPDGRVVGVDISPYLAAKARQVIDRQGWHNVQVIVAAADAVQVVDRFDGVLLFAAHEVLTAPAALDNLLAQVNDHARVVAFGAKQVPTLPGALLNPAWRLASRTWLAGAAPIDAQPWRILAQRITSLDVEEYGFGVFYLVSGTVSLTPHRKEAA
- a CDS encoding FG-GAP-like repeat-containing protein, whose amino-acid sequence is MPFISHHRTARRVALTFLVVFAMSLFVEGVFAQSATFARTDYPLLGNTHIVGDFNGDGNLDLAGSGAQSAAVMLGNGDGTLRARADYPVAAQAQDLATGDFNGDGKLDLVVTINDPRISLSLLTGNGDGTFNPPVNLPNTSGFDSPVVVATDLDNDGRLDVVIAHQIACFTAPCVVSRTISVLLGLGDGTFRPAREIDVGTGMAEIVVGDFNRDGRKDLGIAGDRSQVYILLGVGDGTFIRQPTITPIPENNIGVDGTDIDTADFNGDGLQDLAVAFALNGSRTVILMGNGDGTFRQPMIITEPGTRIPHYQAVADYNGDGFQDLALSLGWGLQGWMEILDGNGDGTFKPPVLYLVPDPNSSTSGGVLASADFNRDGKPDIALQFVGASSGLVMLRNTTGTVPPPTPQAPTLLSPPHDATVAQPVTFDWSDVTGAASYTIQIDDSSTFTAPQIVSQSVTASTFTASSLPATRLWWRVRGVNSAGVAGPWSVTRRFTAQEPPPPPGAAALSTLTLSPTSVVGGAAAQGTVTLTSAAPSGGASVALAMSNTVVATVPASVTVAAGTTSVTFALTTKTVTASTSVAISAAYGGVSKAATLTVQPPPPAADTVAIQIAEYASGNRQLRVEATSSHASAALNVYITSTNTLIGALRHEGDGRYRGDFSLASNPQNITVRSSLGGEATRAVTLK
- a CDS encoding DinB family protein is translated as MQDDGFRLDETVAMLDRTPARLRALIEAVPERWVRATEGDGTWSPYDVIAHLIVGERTNWIVRARHILAGEQRPFPPFDRTPHAAESQGTSVDELLTRFAELRRANVAALVGMNLTHADLLRTGQHPEFGEVRLGQLLATWVVHDLNHVGQIVQTMAKVYAEAVGPWRAYLPIVQDRE